The region ACTGGAACAGTGTGCCGATGGCGGTGATCCCGACAAGCAGCCGTGACGTAGGATCACCGGGGCGGATAATGGTTATGGCCGCCAGCATCACGAAAAATGCCGCTATGCCGCCGGCCAATTTCAGAACAAAGGCACTCCCCAGCACCTCGTCACGGCACAAGGGATTGCGGACGATATTGCGCACCACAATAGAGTCCAGGCCGAGCAGAGCTGAGGAAAAGAGCATGACGAACGCGGTGGTGTAGCTCAGCAGCCCAAACTGTTCCGGTCCGAGGTAGCGCGTGACCCATATGCTGACGAGAAGGCCGACGCCCATGCGCAGGATGTTGTCGACAAACAGCCAGCCGGTATTGCCGATCACCCGCTGCAGGGCTGGATGGCCTTCAACCCTCCGGCGGAGGGGAGCCGGCAGATAGCGAGTCCAGCCTTGGTCCATATGGTCAGCGTCCCTTCCTTCCATGCAATGAACCCGTTACGGTAGAATGCAACAAAGGCAGAAGAAGTCTGTTCCCCTGCCTTTGCGCATGATCTAGATTACCCGCTGGTCAATTCAGAGGGTTGACGTCACTTTTGTTACGGTCCATTTCGCAATGCGGCTGTACACGGTTGTCGTCAATGTGCCGCTGACATCATAGTTGTGAGTGAAGGAGCGGGTCGCCGAGTCCGTAACGGTGATGGTATCGGTGACGGTAGTTGTACCGCCCGCTGTCGGCCAGATGACATTACCACTGCTGTCCACCGCCTGCCAGTAAATGATGACGGGTACGGAAACCCCGACGGTCGCATCGCTCGTGATGGTGGCGGTGACCTGAAACGTGGTGTTGCCCGATGAGTCCTGGGTGGCGTTATAGGGCCCAAAGCTGGTTACTTTGATCTTGCCGCTGCTGTCGGTCGGGTATGTTGTCGCGGCAATGGTCGTGGAGGTGAACGTTATGGTATTGCTGCCGACGGTGACCGTGGTGACGGTCGAGGTCGAATTGGCGGCCGCGGAGGTGTGTCTCACCGTCAGCGTCTGCCCTGGGGCGATGGTGCCGGCGGTGCTGGTATAGGTGCCGCCATCGATGGAATACTCGCCCCCGCTGATGCTGATGGCGGAGGTGGCCCACGTGGAGGGGATCGTGAGGGTGTTCGACACGAGCAGGGTGCTGACGGCCACGTCGGTCTGGGTTGCGAAGGTCAACGTGTCGCTCGTGACCGAGGTGAAGGTGGTGGTGTAGCCCCCCACCGTGATGGTCGTGGTGGTGGCGGTCGATATGGTGCTGGCGGAGGTGTGCTGCAGGGTGAGCGTCTGGTTGAGCCCGATCTCCCCGTCATCGCTGGTGTAGGTCCCGCCGGCAATGGAGTATTTGCCGTTTTCTATATGCACCTTGGCCTTGAACTGGTTGCCGACGATGGTGACGGTGTTCGAGGTGATGGTTGAGTTCTGGGCGACGCCGGTTTGTGTCGTAAAGTTGAAATCCTGCGGACGGGTCAGGTCCCCGCATCCCGCAACCAGCATGATGAAAAAAACAACGACGGCTCCGTGCATCCAGCGCATACCGATGCCCCACCCTCTCTTTGGTTTGTTTTGAGAAGACATTTATCGAATCTAAATAGACTGCATGCGCCTATTTTTTTATTACGCCGCCCGAGAAAATGACGGTGTCGAAGGTCTTCTTAAGGGTTTTGCTGGTGAAGTTGGGCATGGGGGTGCCGGCCTGCAATTCCACGTCCGATCCCACCGCGACCTCCGTGGCGGGGATGGCGACCCAGGTCTTCTTGCCGTCCTTTTCGACGTTGAGGTAGGTATAGCCGCCGCCGTCCATGCTCTCCACAACCTTGCCGGAAATGGTGCCGCCGGTGCTCCCGGGGGCCGCCTGGGGCATGGCGCCGGTCGCGGGGTGCCCCTGGGGCAGGGCCGGTTGCTGTCCCAATGCCGGATGTCCTTGGGGCAGTTTTGCGCCCGGATCGACCTTGGGAAGGCCTTCAGGCTTCGCCTGATCGGCCTCGGTTACGAGCCCCGAGGAGAAAATGATGCCGTCGAAGGTCCTTTTGAGGGTGCTGCTGGTAAATTTGCCCATTTCCATGCCGGGCCTGAGCTGGACCTCTTGTCCGACCGTAACCTGCGTGGCCGGGATGGCAATCCAATTCTTGTTGCCGTCCTTTTCCAGGTTGATGTAGGTGTAACCGCCGCTATTCATGGTCTCGACCACCTTGCCGGAAAGAATCTGCGGTTTTGCCTCCGGGGCCGGCTGCTGGGCCGCGGCCGGGGAAGATGATGGCTGGGGTGCCGGTCCTGCGCTCTTTTGCACGGTGGCGCAACCGGTCTGAAGAGCTGCTGAGAGGATGAGGGAACAGCCTGCTGCAAGGGTGCTGGTGCGTACATTCATGTCATGGCTCCTGGCTGAGAAAATCGTTTGGGCAACGCAGCCCGAAGGTGCGATATGTTGCCTCTTTTCTAATTTTTACACTATTTCGAATTGTTTGGGAAGCCGTAAGTTTTTGTTTCGGCGTTTATTTCCCGTGCCGCAGACCGCGTGTCCGCGCGGGTATGGCGACCGCGGTAATTGCGTCTGATGATTGGCGGAATAAAAAATTAGCTTGACTTGCAAGGATTGTTTTCATATATTCCAAAACTCTGCAAAATTGAATTAGATGGAGACACCATAATGTACGCAGTTATCAAGACAGGCGGCAAACAGTATAAGGTAAGTGAAGGGGAATTCCTCAAGGTCGAGAAACTTGACGGAAACATCGGCGACAACATCGAATTCGCCGAGGTCCTCATGGTCGGCGGCGAAAAGGTCGCCATTGGCGCTCCGCTGGTTGCCGGCGCCACGGTGACTGCCAAGATCGCAGCTCAGGGTAAGGACAAGAAGGTTCTGGTGTTCAAGTCCAAGCGCCGCAAGGACTCCCGCAAGCTTCGCGGCCATCGCCAGGAGCGCACGGTCCTCAAGATAGAAAAGATCAGCGCATAATACACGATATTTTTCCCAGGAGATACGGAAATGGCACATAAGAAAGGTGTAGGCAGTTCACGCAACGGCAGGGATTCTGACGGCCAGAGGCTCGGCTGCAAGAAGTTCGGCGGCGAAGCCGTCAGGGCCGGCAATATCATCTACCGTCAGCACGGCACCCAGATCCACCCCGGCAATAACGTGGGCTGTGGCAAGGATTATACGCTGTTCGCCCTGATTGACGGCATCGTGACCTTCGAGCGCATGGGCAAGGACCGCAAAAAGGTTTCGGTGTACCCCAACTAGGCGGTTCGCAGACAGTTCCAAAACCCGGAAGATATCCCTTCCGGGTTTTTTTGTGATCGCGGTAATTAACAGAACGACGTTTAAATATATTGTTTGCACTCGTTCTAATTTTGCTGTATACTGCAAAAAATTTAGTATAACAAGCTAGTTAGCCATGGCTGGTCTGCTACATAACTACCCTCCTGACTTCAGAGGCTCCCCATGTTCAAATCAAAATTGACGCGCAAGATCCTGACCATGATCGGCGGCATACTCTGTATCGGCTTTGCCGGCCTGGGCATTCTCTCCATTTACCTCGAATACAGCGCCACGATGGACCTGGAAAAGCGCAACGCCCGCCAGATTGCGGCAACGGTGAGCCATGACCTGCTCAACCTCATGACTATCGGCGATATGAAGAATTTCGGCGCCTACGTGAAGGACATCAAGGCCAAGGGCGGCATCCAGGAAATCAGGCTGTTCAACGGCGAGGGGAAGGAATGGGGCGGCAACGGCGCGCCGAGCGAAGAGGTGCGTGCGGCCTTGCGCACGGGCAAGAACGTTGAAGTCCTGGACACGAAGGATGGCCGGCACCTTCTGACGCTGGCGCTGCCCCTGGAGAACGAACAGCGCTGTCACGGCTGCCACGATGCCACGGCCCGGTACCGGGGTGGACTGATGCTGACGACCTCCCTGGAAGAGGGGTATGCAAGCGCGTTGCGGCTGACGGTCGTGTTGTCGGTGGTCGGTTTCTGTTTCTTCTTTGCCATCCTGACGGCTTTGTACCTCTTCTTCAGCCGGACGCTGGTGCTCCAGGTCAGGGAACTGCACGGGCAGTTGGCCGAGATGGCCAGCGGCGAGGGGGATCTGACCAAGTCCTTGCGGGTCCGTTCCGACGACGAGTTGGGGAACCTGGGTACGGAGGTCAACCGGTTGACGGCCAAGATCCGCGAAACCGTCTCGCTTCTGTACCAGCAGGCCTGCATGATCGGCAGCGGCGTCTGCGAACTCTCCTTCGGCACAGACCGCACCCTGCGCATGAGCCAGGACCAGAAGGAACAGGCTTCGGCGGTGGCCGTGGCGTCGGAAGAGATGTCCATGACCATCAACGACGTGGCCGGCAACACCCACCGTGCGGCGACGCTCTCGTCGGACGTGGATGCGGCGGCCAGCGACGGCATGGCGGTGGTGGAAGAAACCTGGAACTGCATGCGCCAGATCAGCGAGAGCGTGAACAGTACGCTGGAGACCATCCGCCAGTTGGAGGCTTCGTCCGCAAGCATCGGCGAGATGGTGGTGCTCATCGAGGATATCGCCGACCAGACCAACCTGCTGGCGCTGAACGCCTCCATCGAGGCGGCCCGCGCCGGCGACGCAGGAAAGGGGTTCGCCGTGGTGGCCAGCGAGGTCAAGGGGTTGGCCGAGAAGACCACCCGATCCACCCGGGAGATCGAGAGGGTGGTGGGCAACATCCAGCAGGCCAGCCGGAAGGCCGCCGCCATGATCGTCACGGAAACCGGCCTCGTCCAGACCGGCCTCACCAAGGCCGAGGAGGCTCGCCAGCGCCTTGAGAACATCAAGAGCCATGCCGTCGAATCGCGCACCATGATCGAACAGATTGCCACCGCCTCCGAGCAGCAGAGCGCCACGACCCAGGAGATTTCGGAGAAGATCCAGAGCGTTTCCACCACGGCGAACGAAACGTTTGAGCTGACCCAGGCGACCAACGAGGCGTTTGGGACCTTTTCGGACCTGGTGGAGCAGATCTACGGCACTGTGGGCAAATTCTCGGTCGGTAATTACCACGACACCGTCAAATCCCATATCCGCGGGATGGAAGGGGAGGTGCTGGAGGCGGTCGAGGCGGCGCTGCGCGACCGGACGATCACCCTGGAGGCGCTCTTCGACAGGAACTA is a window of Geobacter sp. FeAm09 DNA encoding:
- a CDS encoding methyl-accepting chemotaxis protein — encoded protein: MFKSKLTRKILTMIGGILCIGFAGLGILSIYLEYSATMDLEKRNARQIAATVSHDLLNLMTIGDMKNFGAYVKDIKAKGGIQEIRLFNGEGKEWGGNGAPSEEVRAALRTGKNVEVLDTKDGRHLLTLALPLENEQRCHGCHDATARYRGGLMLTTSLEEGYASALRLTVVLSVVGFCFFFAILTALYLFFSRTLVLQVRELHGQLAEMASGEGDLTKSLRVRSDDELGNLGTEVNRLTAKIRETVSLLYQQACMIGSGVCELSFGTDRTLRMSQDQKEQASAVAVASEEMSMTINDVAGNTHRAATLSSDVDAAASDGMAVVEETWNCMRQISESVNSTLETIRQLEASSASIGEMVVLIEDIADQTNLLALNASIEAARAGDAGKGFAVVASEVKGLAEKTTRSTREIERVVGNIQQASRKAAAMIVTETGLVQTGLTKAEEARQRLENIKSHAVESRTMIEQIATASEQQSATTQEISEKIQSVSTTANETFELTQATNEAFGTFSDLVEQIYGTVGKFSVGNYHDTVKSHIRGMEGEVLEAVEAALRDRTITLEALFDRNYVPIPNTEPQKYTTKFDAFFDRVISSFQEKAVGKDSKLLYAICVDNNGYCPCHNLRYTKPLTGDPGVDKNNNRTKRIFNDRTGIRCARNTDGFLLQTYRRDTGEILNDMSLPLLINGRHWGGIRIGYLSPCELVIKLDRKTAGT
- the rplU gene encoding 50S ribosomal protein L21 → MYAVIKTGGKQYKVSEGEFLKVEKLDGNIGDNIEFAEVLMVGGEKVAIGAPLVAGATVTAKIAAQGKDKKVLVFKSKRRKDSRKLRGHRQERTVLKIEKISA
- the rpmA gene encoding 50S ribosomal protein L27 is translated as MAHKKGVGSSRNGRDSDGQRLGCKKFGGEAVRAGNIIYRQHGTQIHPGNNVGCGKDYTLFALIDGIVTFERMGKDRKKVSVYPN